A single genomic interval of Noviherbaspirillum cavernae harbors:
- the htpG gene encoding molecular chaperone HtpG has protein sequence MAVSEKQTLGFQAEVKQLLQLMIHSLYSNKEIFLRELISNASDAADKLRFEAIKHGELLENDPDLKIKITYDKAARTITISDNGIGMSREEAIEHLGTIAKSGTKEFFSRLSGDQQKDAALIGQFGVGFYSAFIVADRITVETRRAGLPANEGVRWESAGEGDFSVESIAKPARGTDIILHLREGEDELLSSWKLKSIIRKYSDHISLPILMQKEEWDEDKKENVIKDEFETINQASALWARNRSEVTAEQYNEFYKHVAHDFDPPLAYTHNRVEGRSEYTQLLYIPAHAPFDLWDRNKRGGLKLYVKRVFIMDDAEQLMPVYLRFVKGVIDSADLPLNVSREILQESRDIKAMREGSTKRVLGLLEELANSDEQEQRDKYATFWKEFGQVLKEGIGEDQTNKERIAKLLRFASTHNDNDVQNVSFAEYLGRVKEGQDKIYYVAAESYAAAKNSPHLEIFRKKGVEVLLLTDRVDEWMLSFLQDFDGKELVSVAKGDLDLGKLEDEAEKKQHEETEAQYKDLIEKMKTVLIDKAKDVRVTFRLTDSPSCLVADEHELSGNLLRMLKAAGQNAPESKPILEINPDHPLVQRLKYEEAKFSDWTHILFDQATLAEGGNLADPAGFVKRLNEMLLGMAGK, from the coding sequence ATGGCCGTATCCGAAAAGCAAACCCTGGGCTTTCAGGCAGAAGTGAAACAACTGTTGCAGTTGATGATTCATTCCTTGTATTCCAACAAGGAAATTTTCCTGCGCGAACTGATCTCCAACGCATCCGATGCCGCCGACAAATTGCGCTTTGAAGCAATCAAGCATGGCGAACTGCTTGAAAACGACCCTGACCTGAAGATCAAGATCACCTACGACAAGGCCGCCCGCACCATCACGATCTCGGACAACGGCATCGGCATGAGTCGCGAAGAGGCGATCGAGCATCTCGGCACCATCGCCAAGTCCGGCACCAAGGAATTCTTCTCGCGCCTGTCGGGCGACCAGCAGAAGGATGCGGCGCTGATCGGCCAGTTCGGCGTCGGCTTCTACTCCGCCTTCATCGTCGCCGACAGGATCACTGTCGAAACCCGCCGTGCCGGCCTGCCCGCCAATGAGGGCGTGCGCTGGGAATCCGCCGGCGAAGGCGACTTCAGCGTGGAAAGCATCGCCAAGCCCGCGCGCGGCACCGACATCATCCTGCATCTGCGCGAAGGCGAAGACGAGCTGCTGTCGAGCTGGAAGCTGAAATCCATCATCCGCAAATACTCCGACCACATCTCTTTGCCGATCCTGATGCAGAAGGAGGAATGGGACGAGGACAAGAAGGAAAACGTCATCAAGGATGAGTTCGAAACCATCAACCAGGCCAGCGCACTGTGGGCGCGCAACCGCTCCGAAGTCACGGCGGAACAGTACAACGAGTTCTACAAGCACGTCGCGCACGATTTCGACCCGCCGCTGGCCTACACTCACAACCGCGTCGAAGGCCGCAGCGAATACACGCAGCTGCTCTACATCCCGGCGCATGCGCCATTCGATCTGTGGGACCGCAACAAGCGCGGCGGCCTCAAGCTATACGTCAAGCGCGTCTTCATCATGGACGACGCCGAGCAATTGATGCCGGTGTACCTGCGCTTCGTCAAAGGCGTGATCGATTCCGCCGACCTGCCGCTGAACGTTTCGCGCGAGATTCTGCAAGAGTCGCGTGACATCAAGGCGATGCGTGAAGGCTCGACCAAGCGCGTGCTTGGCTTGCTGGAAGAACTGGCCAACAGTGACGAACAGGAACAGCGCGACAAGTACGCGACCTTCTGGAAGGAATTCGGCCAGGTGCTGAAGGAAGGCATCGGCGAAGACCAGACCAACAAGGAACGCATCGCCAAGTTGCTGCGCTTCGCGTCCACACACAACGATAACGACGTGCAGAACGTCTCGTTCGCCGAATACCTCGGCCGCGTGAAGGAAGGCCAGGACAAGATCTACTACGTCGCGGCGGAATCCTATGCCGCAGCAAAGAACAGCCCGCACCTCGAAATCTTCCGCAAGAAAGGTGTCGAAGTGCTGCTGCTGACCGACCGCGTGGATGAGTGGATGCTGTCCTTCCTGCAGGACTTCGACGGCAAGGAACTGGTGTCGGTCGCCAAGGGCGACCTCGACCTCGGCAAGCTGGAAGATGAAGCCGAAAAGAAGCAGCACGAGGAAACCGAAGCGCAGTACAAGGACCTGATCGAGAAGATGAAGACCGTCCTGATCGACAAGGCCAAGGACGTGCGCGTCACCTTCCGCCTGACCGATTCCCCTTCCTGCCTGGTCGCCGACGAGCACGAACTGTCCGGCAACCTGCTGCGCATGTTGAAAGCTGCGGGCCAGAACGCACCGGAGTCCAAGCCCATTCTCGAAATCAATCCGGATCACCCACTGGTGCAGCGCCTGAAATATGAAGAGGCGAAGTTCAGCGACTGGACGCACATCCTGTTTGACCAGGCGACGCTGGCCGAAGGCGGCAACCTTGCCGATCCGGCGGGATTCGTGAAGCGCTTGAATGAGATGCTGCTGGGGATGGCCGGGAAATAA
- a CDS encoding pyridoxal phosphate-dependent decarboxylase family protein — translation MKELLTMTAERAICYLQSLEARRVAPTRDAVARLASFDMPLQDEPTSPESVLQQLDEIGSPATMAMAGPRFFGFVIGGSLPAALAANWLASAWDQNSGLYNITPATAALEQIALGWLLDVLKLPPESGGAFVTGTTVAHFTALAAARHAILEKVGWNVEADGLFGAPPLAVIVGEEAHPTMLKALGMLGLGRNRVVRVPVDGQGCMRVDALPPMTNLTIVCAQAGNVNTGAFDPIRQICERAHDAGAWVHVDGAFGLWAAAAPSRAWLVEGIEDADSWATDAHKWLNVPYDSGVAFVRDQHALRAAMAITADYLPTTSACRNPADFTPELSRRGRGVEVWAALHSLGRTGLSDLIERTCRHARRFAEALAAAGYQVLNEVVLNQVLVSFGTSEITMRVIDDIQTDGTCWCGSTVWQGHTAMRISVVCWATTEADVEQSIDAILRMAAKHRQQT, via the coding sequence ATGAAAGAACTGTTGACAATGACTGCCGAGCGGGCAATTTGTTATCTCCAATCCCTGGAGGCCCGGCGTGTTGCACCAACAAGAGATGCAGTTGCCCGCCTCGCTTCATTTGACATGCCGCTTCAAGACGAGCCAACCAGTCCGGAATCGGTCTTGCAACAATTGGATGAAATAGGTTCGCCGGCGACCATGGCGATGGCCGGGCCGCGTTTTTTCGGCTTTGTTATCGGCGGTTCGCTTCCTGCTGCGTTGGCTGCCAACTGGTTGGCAAGCGCATGGGACCAGAATAGCGGTCTCTACAATATTACGCCGGCGACTGCGGCGCTTGAGCAGATTGCGCTTGGCTGGCTCCTTGATGTCCTGAAATTGCCCCCCGAGAGTGGAGGCGCATTCGTTACGGGGACGACAGTGGCTCATTTCACTGCACTTGCTGCCGCGCGGCATGCCATTCTGGAAAAGGTCGGCTGGAACGTGGAAGCGGATGGATTGTTTGGTGCTCCACCTCTTGCGGTTATCGTCGGCGAAGAAGCGCATCCCACCATGCTGAAGGCCTTGGGCATGCTGGGTCTGGGGCGTAATCGTGTCGTGAGGGTCCCTGTCGACGGTCAAGGCTGCATGCGCGTTGATGCATTGCCGCCCATGACCAATCTCACAATCGTATGCGCGCAGGCGGGAAACGTGAATACGGGCGCGTTCGATCCGATCCGGCAGATCTGCGAACGCGCACATGACGCGGGCGCATGGGTGCATGTCGATGGCGCATTCGGGCTGTGGGCTGCCGCCGCCCCGTCGCGCGCATGGCTTGTCGAGGGCATCGAAGATGCCGACTCCTGGGCAACCGATGCCCACAAGTGGCTTAACGTGCCCTACGACAGCGGCGTGGCATTTGTCCGAGACCAACATGCATTGCGCGCTGCCATGGCGATTACTGCCGACTATCTCCCGACGACAAGTGCGTGTCGTAACCCCGCAGACTTCACTCCGGAACTTTCGAGACGAGGGCGCGGCGTCGAGGTCTGGGCGGCTTTGCATTCATTGGGGCGAACCGGATTGAGCGATCTGATTGAACGGACGTGTCGCCACGCCCGGCGTTTTGCCGAGGCGCTTGCGGCTGCGGGATATCAGGTGTTGAACGAAGTCGTGCTCAATCAGGTTCTGGTTTCGTTCGGTACGTCTGAGATAACGATGCGCGTGATCGACGACATCCAGACCGACGGGACGTGCTGGTGCGGAAGCACAGTATGGCAGGGCCACACGGCGATGCGGATCAGCGTTGTATGCTGGGCCACAACCGAAGCGGACGTCGAGCAGAGCATCGACGCGATCTTGCGTATGGCAGCGAAGCACCGGCAACAGACATGA